The Flammeovirga pectinis genomic interval AATCTCTTCTACATTCTTTATTTTGTTTAGACTTCTTGTCTTACCAAATAATTCAATAGATTTTTTGTTGTAAGCCAGTGCTGCTTCTTTTGCAGTTTTATAAGTGCCAAGTGAAATTGGTTTTTTATCCTTATAGATTACTGCTCTGTAGTTATATTTATCCTTTACAACTCCAATGTATCCAGTTTTATTATGTTTGGATGGAGTGTTTCTTTTAATGTCTGATCTATCAGCATAGGCAAGATTTTTAAGTCTGCAATCTAGCCTATTGCCATTCACAATACGTATTAGCGTCTGATCTGTGTTTGGAGGTCCTATAAATTTCTCCGCAACCATTTTGTGTAAATAGATCGTGTCAGTTTTATATTTACCATTGCTTTGTCTCCACGATTTTTGAAACACAGCACGTCCAGATGAATGCTCTCTTAAATTATAGATAAAAT includes:
- a CDS encoding AP2/ERF family transcription factor; translated protein: MLVKLQLKNSPNQVIVDDHVYEYLRDNPYLKSLDFIYNLREHSSGRAVFQKSWRQSNGKYKTDTIYLHKMVAEKFIGPPNTDQTLIRIVNGNRLDCRLKNLAYADRSDIKRNTPSKHNKTGYIGVVKDKYNYRAVIYKDKKPISLGTYKTAKEAALAYNKKSIELFGKTRSLNKIKNVEEIIPDPPKGE